Proteins co-encoded in one Myxococcus xanthus genomic window:
- a CDS encoding lysine 5,6-aminomutase subunit alpha, whose product MPGPFIEDARIEHARKLADEIVNPIFDLIRRNTTVSTERTVLRFFGLSGAGARGVPLANLMVDKLKAAGVLNKGAAYWYGRALQLGAKSPLEAVERLTALPTEKLAPLSPEQEHNLREEVRAEARAALDDLKARIAQREELRKQFPMPPAPHKYVIVATGNIYDDVDQARAAAQAGADVIAVIRSTAQSLLDYVPHGATTEGYGGTYATQENFRIMREALDDESRKLKRYIQLTNYSSGLCMSEIAFCAAYEKLDMLLNDAMYGILFRDINMRRTFIDQYFSRRICALAGIIINTGEDNYITTADAYDAAHTVIASQFINECFAKRAGLKDWQLGIGHAYEIDPYREDTLLLELSQAMLVRRCFPDAPLKYMPPTKHKETDIFFSHTYDVMANLVAMWTRQGIQLLGMMTEAMHTPLLADRYVALKSAAYIHRAARGIDEEFTVREDGKIANRAREVFGRAEQLLQECRDEGMVTAIGRGHFGDVKREETGGKGLDGVLEKAPDYFNPFLELLEAQ is encoded by the coding sequence ATGCCAGGCCCGTTCATTGAAGACGCGCGGATTGAACATGCGCGCAAGCTGGCGGACGAAATCGTCAACCCGATCTTCGACCTCATCCGCCGTAACACCACTGTTTCAACCGAGCGCACTGTGTTGCGCTTCTTCGGCCTCTCCGGAGCTGGCGCGCGGGGCGTGCCGCTCGCCAACCTGATGGTGGACAAGCTGAAGGCCGCCGGGGTGCTCAACAAGGGCGCCGCCTACTGGTACGGCCGCGCGCTGCAGTTGGGTGCGAAGAGTCCGCTGGAGGCCGTGGAGCGGCTGACGGCGCTCCCCACGGAGAAGCTGGCCCCCTTGTCGCCCGAGCAGGAGCACAACCTCCGTGAGGAGGTGCGCGCGGAAGCCCGCGCCGCGCTCGATGACCTGAAGGCCCGCATCGCCCAGCGCGAAGAGCTCCGCAAGCAGTTCCCCATGCCCCCGGCGCCGCACAAGTACGTCATCGTGGCCACGGGCAACATCTATGACGACGTGGACCAGGCGCGCGCGGCGGCCCAGGCGGGCGCGGACGTCATCGCCGTCATCCGGTCCACGGCGCAGTCGCTGCTGGACTACGTGCCCCACGGCGCGACGACGGAGGGCTACGGCGGCACCTACGCCACCCAGGAGAACTTCCGCATCATGCGCGAGGCCCTGGACGACGAGAGCCGCAAGCTCAAGCGCTACATCCAGTTGACCAACTACTCGTCCGGCCTCTGCATGTCGGAGATCGCCTTCTGCGCGGCCTACGAGAAGCTGGACATGCTGCTCAACGACGCGATGTACGGAATCCTCTTCCGTGACATCAACATGCGGCGCACGTTCATCGACCAGTACTTCAGCCGCCGCATCTGCGCCCTGGCCGGCATCATCATCAACACCGGCGAGGACAACTACATCACCACCGCGGACGCGTACGACGCGGCCCACACCGTCATCGCCAGCCAGTTCATCAACGAGTGCTTCGCCAAGCGCGCGGGCCTCAAGGACTGGCAGCTGGGCATCGGCCACGCGTACGAAATCGATCCGTACCGCGAGGACACGCTGCTGCTCGAGCTGTCCCAGGCCATGCTGGTGCGCCGCTGCTTCCCGGACGCGCCGTTGAAGTACATGCCGCCCACCAAGCACAAGGAGACGGACATCTTCTTCAGCCACACGTACGACGTGATGGCGAACCTGGTGGCCATGTGGACACGGCAGGGCATCCAGCTGCTGGGCATGATGACGGAGGCCATGCACACGCCGCTCCTGGCGGACCGCTACGTGGCGCTCAAGTCCGCGGCCTACATCCACCGCGCGGCGCGAGGCATCGACGAGGAGTTCACCGTCCGCGAGGACGGCAAGATCGCCAACCGCGCGCGCGAGGTGTTCGGCCGGGCGGAGCAGTTGCTCCAGGAGTGCCGCGACGAGGGCATGGTGACCGCCATCGGCCGGGGCCACTTCGGTGACGTGAAGCGCGAGGAGACCGGCGGCAAGGGCCTCGACGGCGTGCTGGAGAAGGCGCCGGACTATTTCAACCCGTTCCTGGAACTCCTGGAGGCGCAGTGA
- a CDS encoding catalase: MQTRSLLLTAILFGGSAAVAATPPPLTTDTGSPVGTNQNSKTAGPRGGVLLEDFHLIEKLARFDRERIPERVVHARGTGAYGTFESYGDFSKLTRASLFSAKGKKTPMFVRFSTVIHPTGSPETLRDPRGFALKFYTDEGNWDLVGNNLPIFFIRDAIKFPDMVHSLKPSPITNKQDPNRSFDFFSHLPESTHMLTQVYSDIGIPANYRQMNGHGVHSFKFVNAKGEYKYVKFNWSSQQGVKSLTAEDAARVISEDHQHATTDLYATIGAGKFPSWELSVQVLDPKELDKFSFDPLDATKIWPEAQVPSIKLGKFTLNKMPDNFFEETEQAAFSPGVQPPGIEPSEDRLLQGRLFSYADTQRYRIGANYQSLPINRSRATVSNNNQAGSMNFANTKSDVNYEPSVSRETQDAPQYLFSNAPLRGTTQQGGIEKTDNFAQAGAFYLALDAGGKDRLIKNLAADLNQVRDAKVKARMVGHFFMANPDYGTRLAKAVNVKLDDAKAAVATLAAR; encoded by the coding sequence TTGCAAACCCGCTCCCTGCTTCTAACCGCCATTCTCTTTGGCGGTTCGGCCGCCGTCGCCGCGACGCCCCCTCCCCTGACGACGGACACCGGATCCCCCGTGGGGACCAACCAGAACTCCAAGACGGCCGGCCCGCGTGGCGGCGTCCTCCTGGAGGACTTCCACCTCATCGAAAAGCTGGCGCGCTTTGACCGTGAGCGAATCCCCGAGCGCGTGGTCCACGCCCGCGGCACCGGCGCCTACGGCACCTTCGAGAGCTACGGCGACTTCTCCAAGCTGACGCGCGCATCCCTCTTCTCCGCCAAGGGCAAGAAGACGCCGATGTTCGTGCGCTTCTCCACGGTCATCCATCCGACGGGCTCGCCGGAGACGCTGCGCGATCCTCGCGGCTTCGCGCTCAAGTTCTACACGGACGAGGGCAACTGGGACCTGGTGGGCAACAACCTGCCCATCTTCTTCATCCGCGACGCCATCAAATTCCCGGACATGGTGCACTCGCTGAAGCCGTCGCCCATCACGAACAAGCAGGACCCGAACCGCTCCTTCGACTTCTTCTCGCACCTGCCCGAGTCGACGCACATGCTCACGCAGGTGTACTCGGACATCGGCATCCCGGCGAACTACCGCCAGATGAACGGGCACGGCGTGCACTCCTTCAAGTTCGTCAACGCGAAGGGCGAATACAAGTACGTGAAGTTCAACTGGAGCTCGCAGCAGGGCGTGAAGAGCCTCACCGCCGAGGACGCCGCCCGCGTCATCTCCGAGGACCACCAGCACGCCACCACGGACCTCTACGCCACCATTGGCGCGGGCAAGTTCCCCTCGTGGGAGCTGAGCGTGCAGGTGCTGGACCCCAAGGAGCTGGACAAGTTCAGCTTCGACCCGCTCGACGCGACGAAGATCTGGCCCGAGGCGCAGGTGCCGTCCATCAAGCTGGGCAAGTTCACGCTCAACAAGATGCCGGACAACTTCTTCGAGGAGACCGAGCAGGCGGCCTTCTCCCCTGGCGTGCAGCCGCCGGGCATCGAGCCCTCCGAGGACCGCCTCCTGCAGGGCCGCCTGTTCTCCTACGCCGACACCCAGCGCTACCGCATTGGCGCCAACTATCAGTCGCTGCCCATCAACCGGTCCCGCGCGACGGTGAGCAACAACAACCAGGCGGGCAGCATGAACTTCGCCAACACGAAGTCGGACGTGAACTACGAGCCCAGCGTCAGCCGTGAGACGCAGGACGCGCCGCAGTACCTCTTCTCCAACGCGCCGCTCAGGGGCACCACGCAGCAGGGCGGCATCGAGAAGACGGACAACTTCGCGCAGGCCGGCGCCTTCTATCTGGCGCTCGACGCGGGCGGGAAGGACCGCCTCATCAAGAACCTGGCCGCGGACCTGAATCAGGTGCGTGATGCCAAGGTGAAGGCCCGCATGGTGGGTCACTTCTTCATGGCCAACCCTGACTACGGCACCCGCCTTGCCAAGGCGGTCAACGTGAAGCTGGACGACGCCAAGGCCGCCGTGGCCACGCTCGCCGCCCGCTGA
- a CDS encoding ankyrin repeat domain-containing protein: protein MIRKLLLGTLGLLMLGASVLTAAWMSLRATPAPQGRLLATSEAERYLLAAARAGETDIVAGLVQAGTPVEARDARGFSPLILAAYHGHADTVRALLSAGADACAGDNNGNTALMGAAFKGYADIVGLINQQPCAVDQSNRFGQTALMFASLFGRKEVVEQLRQQGASPDVRDGSGRSAQDWARTQEPNAPVPQAPTAPETSASAR from the coding sequence ATGATTCGCAAGCTGCTCTTGGGAACGCTGGGCCTGTTGATGCTGGGTGCCAGCGTGTTGACGGCCGCGTGGATGTCCCTGCGCGCCACGCCCGCGCCGCAAGGGCGTCTGCTGGCCACGAGCGAGGCGGAGCGCTACCTGCTGGCCGCCGCCCGTGCCGGAGAGACGGACATCGTCGCCGGGCTCGTCCAGGCGGGTACGCCGGTGGAGGCGCGGGATGCTCGCGGCTTCTCGCCGCTCATCCTCGCCGCGTACCACGGGCACGCGGACACGGTGCGCGCCCTGCTCTCCGCCGGCGCGGATGCGTGCGCGGGCGACAACAACGGCAACACCGCGCTCATGGGCGCGGCCTTCAAGGGCTATGCGGACATCGTCGGACTGATCAATCAGCAACCCTGCGCGGTGGACCAGAGCAACCGCTTCGGCCAGACAGCGCTGATGTTCGCGTCCCTGTTCGGCCGCAAGGAGGTGGTGGAGCAACTCCGGCAGCAGGGGGCCTCCCCTGACGTGCGCGATGGCAGCGGCCGCAGCGCCCAGGACTGGGCACGCACGCAGGAGCCGAACGCGCCCGTGCCCCAGGCGCCCACCGCGCCGGAGACGTCCGCCTCGGCGCGATGA
- a CDS encoding alpha/beta hydrolase: protein MNGLLESSELLSPALESNPLGDPARRKLTVYLPPGYGADERRYPVVYFLHAFGNSGGSWTNASGFAPTVPQRLDALVESGAIPPVIGVFPDAWTSLGGSQWVNSDAIGRYRDYLTKDVVGFVDRTYRTLPKAASRAVVGHSSGGYGALVMGRYHPELFSHVGAHAADSYFEYCYLPDLPKAAAALLKAGGVEAWHAEFRARVSETKMRGDDFPVVNVLAMAAAYSPKKGEPLNVELPFDANTGRLRLDVWNRWLVHDPVRFVPKFMDAFRKLKTVYLDCGTRDEFNIRWGTRMLAEDFKNAGVERVHEEFEDGHSGVSYRFARSLSVLVPNLAQD from the coding sequence ATGAATGGATTGCTGGAGTCGAGTGAGCTGCTGTCACCCGCGCTGGAGTCGAACCCGCTGGGGGACCCGGCTCGCCGCAAGCTCACCGTGTACCTGCCGCCGGGCTACGGCGCGGATGAGAGACGCTACCCCGTCGTCTACTTCCTGCATGCCTTCGGCAACAGCGGCGGCTCGTGGACGAACGCGTCGGGCTTCGCGCCCACCGTCCCCCAGCGCCTGGACGCCCTCGTCGAGTCCGGCGCGATTCCGCCCGTCATCGGCGTCTTCCCGGATGCCTGGACGTCGCTGGGTGGCAGCCAGTGGGTGAACAGCGACGCCATTGGCCGGTACCGCGACTACCTGACCAAGGACGTGGTGGGCTTCGTGGACCGCACCTACCGCACCCTGCCGAAGGCTGCCTCGCGCGCCGTGGTGGGGCACAGCTCCGGTGGCTACGGCGCGCTGGTGATGGGCCGCTACCACCCGGAACTGTTCTCCCACGTGGGCGCGCACGCGGCGGATTCCTACTTCGAATACTGCTACCTGCCGGACCTCCCGAAGGCCGCGGCGGCGCTGCTGAAGGCCGGCGGCGTGGAGGCGTGGCACGCCGAGTTCCGGGCGCGCGTGAGTGAGACGAAGATGCGCGGGGACGACTTCCCGGTGGTGAACGTTCTGGCGATGGCCGCCGCGTATTCTCCGAAGAAGGGCGAGCCGCTCAACGTGGAGCTGCCCTTCGACGCGAACACGGGCCGGCTGCGGCTCGACGTGTGGAACCGGTGGCTGGTGCACGACCCGGTGCGCTTCGTGCCCAAGTTCATGGACGCGTTCCGGAAGCTGAAGACGGTGTATCTGGACTGTGGGACGCGTGACGAGTTCAACATCCGCTGGGGCACGCGGATGCTCGCGGAGGACTTCAAGAACGCGGGCGTCGAGCGCGTCCACGAGGAGTTCGAGGACGGCCACTCCGGTGTGTCGTACCGCTTCGCACGCTCGCTGTCCGTCCTGGTGCCGAACCTGGCGCAGGACTGA
- a CDS encoding uracil-DNA glycosylase, with product MIDDTPEASQDLSALLDDVRRHLLWQEEAAGRVLMIDAKAALELQRSAPSLRARFARTQGTVDAAPPARPEAPLPRPPLASPAPEHRSIGTERPGPATPAGVVAPPGVGVAAPARVPPPSTPPMRPGGMALGAVEGQPPAPRTPVAGMRVDAPPPTSRPAGALPGAANGERPMLDEIRRELGDCQRCNLCSTRKNLVFGSGNPRAELVFVGEGPGENEDLQGVPFVGAAGDLLTKMIGAMGYRRDDVYICNVVKCRPPGNRNPEPEEVAACEPFLRAQLAAIQPKVVVALGKFAAQTLLRDSTPITRLRGNWRTYEGIQLMPTFHPAYLLRSPAEKRKAWEDLQAVMKVLGKQPGSRA from the coding sequence GTGATTGATGACACGCCCGAGGCCTCGCAGGACCTGAGCGCCCTGCTGGACGATGTGCGCCGCCACCTCCTCTGGCAGGAGGAGGCCGCTGGCCGGGTGCTGATGATTGACGCCAAGGCGGCGCTCGAGCTCCAACGCTCGGCTCCCTCCTTGCGCGCGCGCTTCGCCCGGACACAGGGAACTGTGGACGCTGCGCCTCCTGCTCGCCCCGAGGCTCCGCTGCCCCGTCCGCCGCTGGCAAGCCCGGCACCGGAGCACCGTTCCATCGGCACGGAGCGGCCGGGCCCGGCGACTCCTGCTGGTGTAGTGGCACCGCCGGGAGTCGGTGTCGCAGCGCCGGCCCGGGTGCCGCCCCCGTCCACGCCTCCCATGCGTCCTGGGGGGATGGCTCTCGGCGCCGTTGAGGGCCAGCCTCCGGCGCCTCGAACGCCGGTCGCGGGGATGCGTGTGGATGCGCCGCCGCCCACGTCGCGGCCCGCTGGGGCTCTGCCTGGAGCGGCGAACGGCGAGCGGCCGATGTTGGATGAGATTCGCCGGGAGCTGGGCGACTGCCAGCGCTGCAATCTGTGCTCGACGCGCAAGAACCTCGTGTTCGGCTCGGGCAATCCCCGCGCGGAGCTGGTGTTCGTGGGCGAGGGCCCGGGGGAGAACGAGGACCTGCAGGGCGTGCCCTTCGTCGGCGCGGCCGGCGACCTGCTGACGAAGATGATTGGCGCGATGGGCTACCGCCGCGACGACGTCTACATCTGCAACGTCGTGAAGTGCCGGCCACCGGGGAACCGCAATCCGGAGCCGGAGGAGGTTGCCGCCTGTGAGCCTTTCCTGCGCGCGCAGTTGGCCGCCATCCAGCCCAAGGTGGTGGTGGCGCTGGGCAAGTTCGCGGCGCAGACGCTGCTGCGGGACAGCACGCCCATCACCCGCCTGCGTGGCAACTGGCGCACCTACGAGGGCATCCAACTGATGCCCACCTTCCACCCGGCGTACCTCCTTCGCAGCCCGGCGGAGAAGCGCAAGGCATGGGAGGACCTCCAGGCGGTGATGAAGGTGCTGGGGAAGCAACCCGGTTCGCGCGCGTAG
- a CDS encoding PaaI family thioesterase has product MAHQNPDYRQDTEDLFTSAAFVMDLGIQPVDIRPGEVEARLVVQPRHLQQDGVIHAGVQATLADHTAGAAAFSVVRKGQRVLSTSITVHLLQTASGEELRCKARVLRAGRRLIVTESEVHAVSGGTPRLVSKTTVTLAVMEPR; this is encoded by the coding sequence ATGGCGCACCAGAACCCGGATTACCGCCAGGACACGGAGGACCTGTTCACATCGGCCGCCTTCGTCATGGACCTGGGCATCCAGCCCGTGGACATCCGCCCCGGCGAGGTGGAGGCCCGGCTGGTGGTGCAGCCCCGACACCTGCAGCAGGACGGCGTCATCCACGCTGGTGTCCAGGCGACGCTGGCGGACCATACGGCGGGCGCGGCGGCCTTCTCCGTCGTTCGGAAGGGCCAGCGAGTGTTGTCCACCAGCATCACCGTCCACCTGCTCCAGACGGCGTCCGGTGAAGAACTGCGGTGCAAGGCCCGGGTGCTGCGCGCCGGCCGCCGGCTCATCGTCACGGAGTCCGAGGTCCACGCCGTCTCCGGCGGCACGCCCCGGCTCGTGTCGAAGACCACCGTCACCCTCGCAGTGATGGAGCCCCGCTAG
- the coaBC gene encoding bifunctional phosphopantothenoylcysteine decarboxylase/phosphopantothenate--cysteine ligase CoaBC — MDVTTLKGRRVVVGVGGGIAAYKACELVRELSRAGAEVRVAMTESARQFVTPLTFQALSGHPVLTDYFDPAQEGNFGHLDLARWAEVFVVAPATADLLARIRAGMGNDAVTTSLLAFRGPVVLAPAMNVAMWDNPLTQENLAALLAYPRFSRVGPGAGMLACGDVGEGRLADVPAIVQAVAARFGAGPLAGKRVLLTAGPTREFLDPVRFISNPSTGKMGMALAHAARTLGAEVTVVLGPVGTVERGGLDIVDVVSADDMAREVLSRVGTVDVFIATAAVSDWRPETRAPQKVKKGASTSPEALTLVRTPDVLAEASRQVAGQPKRPVLVGFAAETERVVAHARDKLERKGLDAIVANDVTAPGAGFGTDTNRVTVLTRSGAQHELQGSKREVAQALIELLLVSPS; from the coding sequence ATGGACGTGACGACTCTGAAAGGCCGCCGGGTGGTCGTTGGCGTGGGTGGCGGCATCGCGGCGTACAAGGCCTGCGAGCTGGTGCGGGAACTGTCGCGTGCAGGCGCCGAGGTGCGGGTGGCCATGACGGAGTCCGCGCGCCAGTTCGTCACCCCGCTCACCTTCCAGGCGCTCAGCGGGCACCCTGTGCTCACGGACTATTTCGACCCTGCCCAGGAGGGGAACTTCGGCCACCTGGACCTTGCGCGCTGGGCCGAGGTGTTCGTCGTGGCGCCGGCCACCGCGGACCTGCTGGCGCGCATCCGCGCGGGCATGGGGAACGACGCCGTGACGACGTCGCTGCTTGCCTTCCGGGGGCCGGTGGTGCTGGCGCCGGCGATGAACGTGGCCATGTGGGACAACCCCCTGACGCAGGAGAACCTGGCGGCCCTGCTGGCCTATCCGCGCTTCTCGCGCGTGGGCCCAGGCGCGGGGATGCTGGCCTGTGGTGACGTGGGGGAGGGGCGACTGGCGGACGTTCCAGCCATCGTCCAGGCGGTCGCGGCGCGTTTCGGCGCTGGCCCACTGGCGGGGAAGCGGGTGCTGCTGACGGCGGGCCCCACGCGCGAGTTCCTGGACCCGGTGCGGTTCATCTCCAATCCCTCCACGGGGAAGATGGGCATGGCGCTCGCGCACGCGGCCCGGACCCTGGGCGCCGAGGTGACAGTGGTGCTTGGTCCCGTGGGCACCGTGGAGCGCGGCGGCTTGGACATCGTGGACGTGGTGAGCGCGGACGACATGGCGCGCGAGGTGCTCTCACGGGTGGGCACGGTGGATGTGTTCATCGCCACTGCGGCGGTCAGCGACTGGCGCCCGGAGACGCGCGCGCCGCAGAAGGTGAAGAAGGGCGCTTCGACGTCGCCCGAGGCGCTGACGCTCGTGCGCACGCCGGACGTGCTCGCGGAGGCCTCCCGCCAGGTGGCGGGACAGCCGAAGCGGCCGGTGCTGGTGGGCTTCGCGGCGGAAACGGAGCGCGTGGTGGCGCACGCGCGCGACAAGCTGGAGCGCAAGGGGCTGGACGCGATTGTCGCCAACGACGTGACGGCCCCTGGCGCGGGCTTTGGAACGGACACCAACCGGGTGACGGTGCTCACGCGTTCGGGCGCGCAGCATGAACTCCAGGGCAGCAAGCGCGAGGTGGCGCAGGCCCTCATCGAGCTGCTGCTCGTGTCTCCGTCCTAG
- a CDS encoding carboxypeptidase regulatory-like domain-containing protein — protein MRNWIVIGVMATLLTAGVVWLWPGTETGPAARDTHASTGKALPEFAAVDVASAGEGLALTGRVLDASGRPVAGAEVFLAASAERTLLGVHCDVCGQALLSCSARETALHTLAFFEQQQGFLTPRATVSTDAEGRFRFEQLAGVSFSVWARAPGLGVALRERAAPGDPVELYLPPLRTLVGQVVDDAGRPLAGAHVHGVSRRAPLAFESTSGADGRFTLTGLGEGPFYVLATAEGYLPAVGAQVEAGPQPVRLKLTPARTLEVRVTRNGSPAAALVRLRADHLSRELRTDGTPVRFTGLYPDQLVVTAEAKGLASVPRVLTLDERVTQVTLALEEAGSLLVTVVDEDGQPVPQPELLLRMPTGEVVRQERGGTGALVTLGPLAVGNYVLTGQAEGFRDAQLPAKVTPGETALELEMERATVISGQVLDVYGRPAPGVSVLVQPTGASTLADAEGRFIAQVPTPGLYELHAHHSEWGGGQLKVTAPATDVQLALEPRASLEVTVSAEGRRVEGADVVLWVEQQGIFRSDRPSGSDGMVPMRGMPAGTYSMMASHPDYQPSERREVTLTDGQTLKLEAELKPGAPLSGEVVDGQNAPVAGAMLVVVPRGAEPVQSDASGRFEFRALRPDRGYRLEVRHPGYDQVERAEGKAGGPPVRVVLKKRDVYRGRVMGDDGAPVRRFRVDEHDVNAPDGRFELPLPTAGDRVIASVDASGYEPLMVDRPASSDLGDLVLEKLPGVSGRVVDEGGGPVPDAVVSCDVCDDSVLSGQDGTFTVASPPYVTRYSLTARKGRLSATQSLERGARGPVELKLRQATRLSGRVYRPDGSPAAGFEVEAVNADRSEPLTIVTGPDGGYSVEISPGNYRFALGANREFSGEPALVVQVGGSEMSLDLGPAPGTASLAVQVKPERGRALWVVAGELGAVGNPPAVALMRSRWAQLVYQPRSEQVRLSGLRPGRYTLVWGNFHVETPGGPEVRVVDVPSSSDVVMMAH, from the coding sequence ATGCGCAACTGGATTGTCATAGGCGTGATGGCGACCCTGCTCACGGCAGGGGTGGTGTGGCTGTGGCCCGGCACGGAGACGGGGCCCGCCGCTCGCGACACGCACGCCTCCACTGGCAAGGCCCTGCCGGAGTTCGCCGCCGTGGACGTGGCCTCCGCGGGCGAGGGGCTGGCGCTCACGGGACGTGTGCTGGACGCCTCGGGTCGCCCCGTCGCGGGCGCGGAGGTGTTCCTGGCCGCCAGCGCGGAGCGGACGCTCCTGGGCGTTCATTGTGATGTGTGTGGCCAGGCGCTCCTGTCCTGCTCGGCGCGTGAGACGGCGCTGCACACGCTGGCGTTTTTCGAGCAACAGCAGGGCTTCCTGACGCCGCGGGCCACGGTCAGCACGGACGCGGAAGGGCGCTTCCGCTTCGAGCAACTGGCTGGCGTGTCCTTCTCCGTGTGGGCCCGCGCGCCAGGGCTGGGCGTCGCGCTCCGCGAACGGGCCGCGCCTGGAGACCCGGTGGAGCTGTACCTGCCGCCGCTGCGCACCCTGGTGGGGCAGGTGGTGGACGATGCCGGCCGGCCCTTGGCCGGGGCTCACGTGCACGGAGTGTCGCGGCGGGCGCCGCTGGCCTTCGAGTCCACGAGCGGAGCGGATGGCCGCTTCACCCTGACGGGCCTGGGCGAAGGGCCTTTCTATGTGCTGGCCACGGCGGAGGGGTACCTGCCCGCGGTGGGGGCCCAGGTGGAGGCGGGACCACAGCCCGTGCGCCTGAAGCTGACGCCCGCGCGCACCCTGGAGGTCCGCGTCACCCGAAACGGTTCCCCCGCGGCCGCGCTGGTGCGGCTGCGCGCGGACCACCTGTCGCGGGAGCTGCGCACGGACGGCACTCCGGTGCGCTTCACCGGCTTGTATCCGGACCAATTGGTGGTGACCGCGGAGGCCAAGGGCCTGGCGTCCGTGCCCCGCGTCTTGACGCTGGACGAGCGCGTCACCCAGGTGACGCTGGCGCTGGAGGAGGCGGGGAGCCTGCTCGTCACGGTGGTGGATGAAGATGGACAGCCCGTGCCGCAACCGGAGCTACTGTTGCGCATGCCGACGGGGGAGGTTGTCCGGCAGGAGCGCGGGGGCACCGGCGCGTTGGTGACGCTGGGCCCCCTGGCCGTGGGCAACTACGTGCTGACCGGGCAGGCCGAGGGCTTCCGTGATGCGCAGCTGCCCGCGAAGGTGACGCCAGGGGAGACGGCGCTCGAACTGGAGATGGAGCGCGCCACCGTCATCAGCGGGCAGGTGCTGGATGTCTATGGCCGGCCCGCGCCGGGCGTGTCCGTGTTGGTGCAGCCCACGGGCGCGTCGACGCTGGCGGACGCGGAAGGGCGCTTCATCGCGCAGGTGCCCACGCCGGGGCTCTACGAGCTCCATGCGCACCACTCGGAGTGGGGTGGTGGCCAGCTGAAGGTGACTGCGCCGGCCACCGACGTGCAACTGGCGCTGGAGCCTCGCGCGTCGTTGGAAGTGACAGTCTCCGCCGAGGGTCGCCGCGTGGAAGGCGCGGACGTGGTGCTGTGGGTTGAGCAGCAAGGCATCTTCCGGAGTGACCGGCCGTCCGGCTCGGATGGGATGGTCCCGATGCGCGGGATGCCCGCGGGCACGTATTCGATGATGGCGTCCCATCCCGACTATCAGCCGTCGGAGCGCCGGGAGGTGACGCTGACGGATGGGCAGACGCTGAAGCTGGAGGCGGAGCTGAAGCCCGGAGCGCCGCTCAGTGGCGAGGTGGTGGACGGGCAGAACGCGCCGGTAGCGGGCGCCATGTTGGTGGTGGTGCCCCGTGGCGCGGAGCCCGTGCAGTCCGACGCGAGCGGCCGTTTCGAGTTCCGCGCGCTGCGGCCGGACCGGGGCTACCGCTTGGAGGTGAGGCACCCGGGCTATGACCAGGTCGAGCGCGCCGAGGGCAAGGCGGGTGGCCCACCGGTGCGAGTGGTGCTCAAGAAGCGCGACGTCTATCGCGGGCGCGTCATGGGCGATGACGGTGCGCCGGTGCGCCGCTTTCGCGTGGACGAGCACGATGTGAATGCACCGGATGGCCGCTTCGAGCTGCCGTTGCCCACAGCGGGCGACCGCGTCATCGCGTCGGTGGACGCGTCGGGCTACGAGCCGCTGATGGTGGATCGCCCGGCGTCGTCCGACCTGGGAGACCTGGTGCTGGAGAAGCTGCCGGGTGTGTCGGGCCGCGTCGTCGACGAGGGCGGCGGGCCGGTGCCAGATGCCGTGGTGTCGTGCGACGTCTGTGACGACTCCGTGCTCTCCGGGCAGGACGGCACCTTCACGGTGGCCAGCCCGCCCTATGTGACGCGTTACTCGCTCACGGCGCGCAAGGGGCGGCTGAGCGCTACCCAGTCGTTGGAGCGGGGCGCGCGGGGGCCGGTGGAGCTCAAGCTGCGGCAGGCCACGCGCCTGAGTGGCCGGGTATATCGCCCGGACGGGAGCCCCGCGGCGGGCTTCGAGGTCGAGGCCGTCAACGCGGACCGCAGCGAACCGCTCACCATCGTCACCGGGCCGGATGGCGGCTACAGCGTGGAGATCTCCCCGGGCAACTACCGCTTCGCGCTGGGCGCGAACCGGGAGTTCTCTGGCGAGCCGGCGCTGGTGGTGCAGGTTGGCGGCTCGGAGATGTCGCTGGACCTGGGCCCGGCGCCGGGCACCGCGTCGCTGGCCGTCCAGGTGAAGCCGGAGCGGGGCCGGGCGCTGTGGGTCGTCGCGGGAGAGCTGGGGGCGGTGGGCAATCCTCCGGCGGTGGCGTTGATGCGCTCGCGCTGGGCGCAGCTCGTGTACCAGCCCCGGTCGGAGCAGGTCCGCTTGAGCGGCCTGCGGCCCGGGCGGTACACGCTGGTGTGGGGCAACTTCCACGTGGAGACCCCAGGCGGACCGGAGGTCCGCGTCGTGGATGTGCCTTCGAGCAGTGACGTCGTGATGATGGCCCACTGA